Proteins from one Anaerohalosphaeraceae bacterium genomic window:
- a CDS encoding NTP transferase domain-containing protein: protein MIWIFPMAGRGSRTQTLGAFKPFIEIGGRKVIEWLLVSIRRHILPEDELVFITTESFAAEYEVESQLAEMLDAIVPGRPFHLVTCPTTPPGPSASVYAARNHFDNPLPAAVVNCDQFIDFERFEWTSQRQGFLPVYANFGSRSSYVEIRDGRIVRVVEKQNISNLASAGVYALSCGRALREALEMQFEKGPKTGEEYYVGPAFNYLIERGYELIPTAVRAKYDLGCVEGIERFQKTWMCETGIKVL from the coding sequence ATGATTTGGATTTTCCCAATGGCCGGACGCGGAAGCCGTACGCAGACGCTGGGGGCTTTTAAGCCCTTTATCGAAATCGGAGGTCGGAAGGTTATTGAATGGCTTCTTGTGTCGATTCGCCGCCATATTCTTCCGGAAGATGAGCTGGTTTTTATTACGACGGAGTCGTTTGCGGCGGAGTATGAAGTCGAGTCGCAGCTGGCCGAGATGCTGGATGCGATTGTGCCGGGCAGACCCTTTCACCTGGTGACTTGTCCGACTACGCCGCCGGGCCCTTCGGCATCTGTGTATGCCGCTCGGAATCATTTTGACAATCCTTTGCCGGCGGCGGTGGTGAACTGCGATCAATTTATTGATTTTGAACGGTTTGAATGGACCTCACAGCGGCAGGGATTTCTGCCTGTATACGCCAATTTCGGCAGCCGTTCGAGTTATGTCGAAATCCGGGACGGCCGGATTGTTCGAGTTGTGGAAAAGCAAAATATTTCCAATTTGGCCAGTGCGGGCGTTTATGCCCTGTCCTGCGGCAGGGCTTTGCGGGAGGCCCTTGAAATGCAGTTTGAAAAAGGACCGAAAACCGGTGAGGAGTACTATGTCGGACCGGCTTTCAATTATCTGATTGAACGCGGCTATGAGCTGATTCCGACGGCGGTCCGGGCCAAATACGATTTGGGGTGTGTGGAAGGGATTGAACGGTTTCAGAAAACGTGGATGTGTGAAACGGGGATAAAGGTTTTATGA
- a CDS encoding 6-phosphofructokinase: MSGNLLIAMSGGTTCVINATLAGIIRTAQGSGAVGRIYVGCPGIQGVLKESMLDLTEMTPEELELLAYTPSSGFAGTARIKPLEESELNQLGRIFDAYQIRYFINIGGNGTIKQSIAVSARLGQVVQVASAAKTVDNDLGDAEFDDVLYTPGFPSCAHYWRHKTLILDQENQGACEHDTVLIAQTFGRKTGFLAGCARLADPERQMPLLILLPEDQRPLQEVLGAIEQIVIRCGRAVVVMSEGYDVGDLGERYDRSGQVMYGSSRTTAAQNLVNHLADMGIQARSFIPTIDQRSDSLFLSELDLMRAYEVGRLTMRALLEGERSFLGSMARSVGGEGRAEFRCVSFSRIQDYSRRMPPQWIAAGEYDVTDAYLEYVLPLIGRTFIDLPQQDGQMIFLTRPNRFASKRLTNSGQNETVGAQTERVEA, encoded by the coding sequence ATGTCTGGAAATCTTCTGATTGCGATGTCCGGCGGCACGACCTGTGTGATTAATGCCACCCTGGCCGGAATCATCCGGACGGCTCAGGGTTCCGGAGCGGTGGGGAGGATTTACGTCGGCTGTCCCGGCATTCAGGGGGTGCTGAAGGAATCCATGCTGGATTTGACGGAGATGACCCCGGAGGAGCTGGAGCTTCTGGCGTATACCCCGTCTTCGGGATTTGCCGGTACGGCGAGAATTAAACCCCTCGAAGAGTCGGAACTGAACCAGCTGGGCCGGATTTTCGATGCCTATCAAATTCGATATTTTATCAATATTGGGGGGAATGGAACCATTAAGCAGTCAATTGCTGTTTCCGCTCGTCTTGGGCAGGTTGTTCAGGTTGCTTCGGCTGCCAAGACGGTGGACAATGATTTGGGAGATGCGGAATTTGATGATGTGCTCTATACGCCGGGATTTCCGAGCTGTGCTCATTATTGGCGTCATAAAACATTGATTCTGGATCAGGAAAATCAGGGGGCGTGTGAACATGATACAGTTCTGATTGCGCAGACCTTCGGACGTAAGACCGGTTTTCTGGCCGGCTGTGCCCGTCTGGCGGACCCGGAGCGTCAGATGCCGCTTTTAATTCTGCTGCCGGAGGACCAGCGGCCGCTTCAGGAGGTTTTGGGGGCGATTGAACAGATCGTTATTCGCTGCGGCAGGGCTGTTGTAGTAATGTCGGAGGGCTATGATGTGGGAGATTTGGGAGAGAGATATGATCGAAGCGGCCAGGTAATGTACGGCAGCAGCCGCACCACGGCGGCCCAAAATCTGGTGAATCATCTGGCGGATATGGGGATTCAGGCCCGGTCCTTTATTCCTACGATTGATCAGAGAAGCGACAGTCTTTTTCTATCAGAACTGGACCTGATGCGGGCTTATGAAGTAGGCCGTTTGACCATGCGGGCTCTTTTGGAGGGAGAACGGAGTTTTCTGGGCTCGATGGCTCGTTCGGTTGGCGGAGAGGGCCGGGCAGAGTTTCGATGCGTTTCTTTTTCCCGGATTCAGGATTATTCGCGTCGAATGCCGCCGCAATGGATTGCCGCAGGCGAGTATGATGTAACGGATGCGTATTTGGAATATGTTTTGCCTTTGATTGGACGGACTTTTATCGATTTGCCTCAGCAGGATGGGCAAATGATATTTCTGACCAGACCGAACCGTTTTGCGTCCAAACGGCTTACGAATTCCGGACAAAATGAGACGGTCGGTGCACAGACGGAAAGGGTCGAGGCATGA